From a region of the Chloroflexota bacterium genome:
- a CDS encoding ADP-ribosylglycohydrolase family protein, whose amino-acid sequence MQTTIPWQRYVACLVGAAIGDALGTTLEFQRPGTFEPISDLLGGGVFNLAPGQWTDDTSMLLCLAESLIECQGFDALDQMQRYRRWLKTGHLSSTGGYIDSGRTIREAINYFIQTGDAFAGDQDRWSAGNGSLMRIAPIALAYVNNPQQADVYAAASSRTTHGNQVAIDACRYYVGLIIGALYGLPKAQLLVPNYHPIPDYWQQHPLSPEIAEIASGSFKQRQPPEIEALGYVPRTLEAALWAFYHSNSFETGCLLAVNLGNDADTTGAIYGQLAGAYYGETTLSLPWANKIALKQTIWKFAVKLYLLAFFNHEGHEAHEGSGLKYNFNA is encoded by the coding sequence ATGCAAACAACCATTCCTTGGCAACGCTATGTCGCATGTTTGGTCGGCGCAGCGATTGGCGATGCGCTTGGCACAACGTTAGAATTTCAGCGCCCAGGTACATTTGAGCCAATTAGCGATCTGCTTGGCGGAGGCGTGTTCAATTTGGCTCCCGGCCAATGGACAGACGATACATCTATGTTGTTGTGCCTTGCAGAAAGTCTAATTGAATGTCAGGGATTTGATGCACTTGATCAAATGCAGCGGTATCGGCGTTGGCTCAAAACAGGCCATCTCAGCAGCACTGGTGGCTATATCGATAGCGGGCGCACCATCCGCGAGGCAATTAATTACTTTATTCAAACAGGCGATGCTTTCGCAGGCGACCAAGATCGTTGGTCGGCGGGTAATGGCTCGTTAATGCGCATTGCGCCAATCGCTCTTGCTTATGTCAATAATCCTCAACAGGCTGATGTTTATGCCGCAGCCAGTTCACGCACCACCCACGGCAACCAGGTTGCGATTGATGCCTGTCGTTATTACGTTGGCTTAATCATTGGTGCGTTGTATGGGTTGCCCAAGGCCCAACTTTTAGTCCCCAACTATCATCCAATCCCTGATTATTGGCAACAGCACCCACTTAGCCCTGAAATTGCCGAAATCGCCAGCGGCTCGTTTAAGCAACGCCAACCACCAGAAATTGAAGCTTTGGGCTATGTGCCACGCACGCTTGAAGCAGCGTTATGGGCGTTTTACCACAGCAATTCATTTGAAACAGGCTGTTTATTAGCAGTTAATTTGGGCAATGATGCTGATACGACCGGAGCAATTTATGGGCAACTTGCCGGAGCCTATTATGGTGAAACGACGCTGAGTTTGCCATGGGCCAATAAAATCGCCCTCAAACAAACAATTTGGAAGTTTGCGGTTAAATTGTATCTTTTGGCCTTTTTTAACCACGAAGGACACGAAGCGCACGAAGGGTCAGGATTAAAGTATAATTTTAATGCCTGA
- a CDS encoding DUF4405 domain-containing protein — protein MQTATNVKKGNRTKTNYVVDLVIGLSFLIATAPNATGEPIHEWLSMGLAVMVVTHLLLHWQWIVAITKKIFRKVAWQQRINYILNIRKVAWQQRINYILNIGLFIDMTIIMFTGIMISKTVVPLLGLELPNNMTWRSLHGLASDAGVFLIGLHLALHWDWIVRTSKRYLIQPITKRFHKPAVQLATKEQ, from the coding sequence ATGCAAACGGCAACCAACGTCAAAAAAGGCAATCGAACCAAAACCAATTATGTTGTCGATCTGGTGATTGGACTCAGTTTTTTGATTGCAACTGCTCCCAATGCCACGGGCGAGCCGATTCACGAGTGGTTGAGCATGGGCTTGGCGGTGATGGTGGTTACCCACTTGTTATTACATTGGCAATGGATCGTGGCAATTACCAAGAAAATTTTTCGTAAAGTCGCTTGGCAACAACGGATCAATTACATCTTAAATATTCGTAAAGTCGCTTGGCAACAACGGATCAATTACATCTTAAATATTGGCTTGTTTATTGATATGACGATCATCATGTTTACCGGAATTATGATTTCTAAGACGGTTGTGCCGCTGCTTGGGCTAGAATTGCCCAACAATATGACCTGGCGCAGCTTGCACGGATTGGCTTCGGATGCTGGCGTGTTCTTGATTGGCTTGCACTTGGCCTTGCACTGGGATTGGATTGTGCGCACCAGCAAGCGCTATTTGATTCAGCCAATCACCAAACGTTTCCACAAACCAGCTGTTCAATTAGCTACGAAGGAGCAATAA
- a CDS encoding response regulator transcription factor, which translates to MAQTILVIDDEAKLRELLRSYLQNEGFNVFEAKNGREGLYVARDVKPDLILLDIMMPELGGLDFMRAWNKEAETPIILLTAKIEDHDKIIGLELGADDYITKPFNAREVMARVRAVLRRSYKAQPQADVLRIGEIVLERSACTLMVGQQTVDLTPSEFEILATLMASPGHVFSRLDLLDRTSGQAYEGYERTIDVHIRNLRSKIEPDPKNPRYIETVYGVGYRFARPKRPE; encoded by the coding sequence ATGGCTCAGACAATTTTGGTTATCGATGATGAAGCAAAGTTACGTGAATTATTACGTAGCTATCTACAAAATGAAGGCTTTAATGTTTTTGAGGCCAAGAATGGTCGTGAAGGCTTGTATGTTGCGCGTGATGTCAAGCCCGATTTAATTTTGCTCGATATTATGATGCCCGAACTTGGTGGCCTCGATTTTATGCGAGCTTGGAATAAAGAAGCTGAAACGCCAATTATTTTATTAACTGCCAAAATTGAAGATCACGATAAAATTATTGGTTTAGAACTAGGCGCTGATGATTATATTACCAAGCCATTTAATGCACGCGAAGTGATGGCACGGGTTCGCGCGGTGCTGCGCCGCAGCTACAAAGCCCAGCCCCAAGCCGATGTGCTGCGAATTGGCGAGATTGTGTTGGAGCGTTCGGCTTGTACCTTGATGGTTGGCCAACAAACTGTCGATCTTACGCCCTCGGAATTTGAAATTTTAGCAACCTTGATGGCCTCGCCTGGCCATGTTTTTTCGCGCTTGGATTTGCTTGATCGCACCTCGGGGCAGGCTTACGAAGGCTATGAACGGACGATCGATGTGCATATTCGCAATTTGCGCAGCAAAATTGAGCCAGATCCGAAAAATCCGCGCTATATCGAAACTGTGTATGGGGTTGGCTATCGTTTTGCCCGCCCGAAACGGCCTGAATGA
- a CDS encoding HAMP domain-containing protein, with the protein MMMLRSLTWKLTLAFLGVGLIGAVVVALLARQSARTEFDRFLSERDQTELINAVTTFYMSYSTWDGLEAALNQEANLAYYRRSATLFDRDGKVILANGPYVPGMIADQATLNATKPLTVANQTVGYIAFGMIQTAQPPAPSADQIAKDGPRPQDSFDQRITWAIGVSAIFATSVALLVGTFLARRLTRSLRELTVATQAMAAGQLEQQVAVRSNDEIGDLARSFNHMSADLSKATHLRKQMTADLAHDLRTPLSILRGYAEGLRDGVLQPSETIYTVIFDEVTHLQRLVDDLRVLSLADAGELSLNRRLVDPAALIERTILSAFVQAERQNIELKLETEAGLPSVSVDTDRMAQVLNNLVSNALRHTKQGSISLIAKRQAQQVQLIIRDTGSGIDPADVPYIFARFYRGDSSRQREDQASTGLGLAIVKAIVEAHEGQIEVESSLGEGTSFIISLPIA; encoded by the coding sequence ATGATGATGTTACGCTCACTGACATGGAAATTAACCCTGGCTTTTTTGGGGGTTGGCTTGATTGGGGCTGTGGTCGTGGCCTTATTGGCGCGTCAAAGTGCCCGCACCGAGTTTGATCGCTTTTTATCCGAGCGCGATCAAACCGAATTAATCAACGCCGTCACCACCTTTTATATGAGCTATTCGACGTGGGATGGCTTGGAAGCGGCATTAAATCAAGAGGCTAATTTGGCCTATTATCGCCGCAGCGCCACGCTGTTTGATCGCGATGGCAAGGTGATTTTGGCCAACGGCCCGTATGTACCGGGCATGATCGCCGATCAAGCTACATTAAATGCAACCAAACCTTTAACTGTTGCCAATCAAACGGTTGGCTACATCGCTTTTGGCATGATCCAAACAGCTCAACCGCCAGCGCCAAGTGCTGATCAAATCGCCAAAGATGGGCCACGCCCGCAAGATTCGTTTGATCAACGGATTACCTGGGCAATTGGGGTCAGTGCGATTTTTGCCACTAGCGTAGCCTTGTTGGTGGGCACATTCTTGGCTCGTCGCCTAACTCGCTCGTTGCGTGAGCTGACGGTCGCAACCCAAGCTATGGCGGCTGGCCAGTTGGAGCAGCAAGTTGCGGTGCGTTCCAATGATGAAATTGGCGATTTGGCCCGCTCGTTTAATCATATGAGTGCCGATTTGAGCAAAGCCACCCATTTGCGCAAACAGATGACCGCTGATTTAGCTCACGATTTGCGTACACCCTTGAGCATTTTGCGGGGCTATGCTGAGGGCTTGCGCGATGGCGTTTTACAACCATCAGAGACCATTTACACTGTGATTTTTGATGAAGTGACCCATCTGCAACGCTTGGTTGACGATTTGCGCGTGCTTTCGTTGGCCGATGCTGGCGAGCTTTCACTCAATCGGCGTTTGGTTGATCCGGCGGCTTTGATCGAGCGCACGATTTTGAGTGCTTTTGTGCAGGCTGAACGCCAAAATATCGAACTTAAATTAGAAACTGAAGCTGGCTTGCCATCGGTTTCGGTCGATACTGATCGCATGGCCCAAGTCTTGAATAATTTAGTTAGTAATGCACTGCGTCATACAAAACAAGGCAGTATTAGCCTGATTGCCAAACGCCAAGCCCAACAGGTTCAATTGATTATTCGCGATACTGGCAGCGGCATTGATCCTGCTGATGTGCCCTATATTTTCGCTCGTTTCTATCGGGGCGATAGCTCGCGCCAACGCGAAGATCAAGCCTCTACAGGCTTGGGGTTGGCGATCGTCAAGGCGATTGTTGAAGCGCATGAAGGCCAAATCGAGGTTGAATCAAGCTTGGGCGAAGGTACGAGCTTTATTATTAGCTTGCCGATTGCTTGA
- a CDS encoding VOC family protein, whose protein sequence is MQIKMTSVFVDDQAKALKFYTEVLGFIKKVEVPVGEFLWLTVVSPETPDEVELVLEPNNHPAAQAYQAALKNDGIPCLSLAVKDIQAEYKRMQGLGVEFRGPPAEMGPTLATTFDDTCGNWVQMYQS, encoded by the coding sequence ATGCAAATTAAAATGACCAGCGTTTTTGTCGATGATCAAGCCAAGGCCTTGAAGTTTTATACTGAAGTCTTGGGCTTTATCAAAAAAGTTGAAGTACCAGTTGGCGAATTTTTATGGTTGACCGTGGTTTCGCCTGAAACTCCCGATGAAGTTGAACTGGTGTTAGAACCGAATAATCATCCGGCGGCCCAAGCCTACCAAGCTGCCTTGAAAAACGATGGTATTCCCTGTTTGAGCTTGGCGGTCAAAGATATTCAGGCCGAATATAAGCGTATGCAGGGCTTGGGGGTTGAATTTCGTGGCCCGCCCGCCGAAATGGGGCCAACGCTTGCCACGACCTTCGACGATACCTGTGGCAATTGGGTTCAAATGTATCAAAGTTAA
- a CDS encoding macro domain-containing protein, which translates to MLEYCQGDLLAANTAALVNPVNCVGVMGKGLALQFRQAFPANYQAYVKACRAGEVQLGTMFVFVEMRNQRPTTVINFPTKQHWKQQSKIVDIATGLNNLITQLTRRSIDSIAVPALGCGYGGLAWAEVEPLIMQAFERLPTILVKVYPPQSTI; encoded by the coding sequence ATGCTTGAATATTGCCAAGGTGATTTATTAGCTGCAAATACAGCAGCTTTGGTTAACCCAGTTAATTGTGTGGGAGTGATGGGCAAAGGCTTGGCGCTGCAATTTCGCCAAGCCTTTCCTGCCAATTACCAAGCCTATGTTAAAGCATGTCGGGCTGGCGAAGTACAGCTTGGCACGATGTTTGTGTTTGTTGAAATGCGTAATCAGCGGCCAACCACGGTCATCAACTTTCCGACTAAGCAGCATTGGAAGCAGCAATCCAAGATCGTTGATATTGCTACAGGCTTGAATAATTTAATTACCCAACTAACGCGCCGTTCAATTGATTCAATCGCTGTGCCTGCTTTGGGTTGTGGCTATGGTGGGCTAGCTTGGGCTGAGGTTGAGCCATTGATCATGCAAGCATTTGAGCGTTTGCCCACTATACTAGTGAAAGTATACCCACCCCAGTCAACGATCTAA
- a CDS encoding discoidin domain-containing protein, whose translation MVKLRRMVLLMSLLLAGLVPWDVAQVYAAATVPSSYRLPINGSATLTQGPGCGFSHGNSPEAIDIGGIALNRPIIATFFGTVVYRNEDSTYGKMIKLQHPDGNVSWYAHLNAYSVALGEVVAQGQEIGLAGTTGNSTGVHLHFEVHNSQGGWLSVRYLPGITWEVSAEAPCTAAEPDGWVNYTGSTRSNVAQGKNAVQSSTLAPQHGASVAVDGNPDGYGTITHTNYDVSAWWQVDLGRNFNITSIDLWNRTDCCAERLRKIYVFASSDPFPVTNLSLTDLLNRPNTVSWYRADPLSAQKISFNTNNTNMRYVRVQLGRTEYLSLAEVQVWSQPNARNNLAQGKNAVQSSTYHVLHGAGIAVDGNTSGYGSYTHTNYDVGAWWQVDLGANKTIDAIDLWNRTDCCAERLRKVYVFVSSDPFPSTNVSLSDLIARPNTTYSFVHDPLGVEQIALPLVGTPKGRYVRIQLGRTEYLSLAEVQVWSSAQ comes from the coding sequence ATGGTCAAACTACGTCGGATGGTACTCTTAATGAGTTTGCTCTTGGCCGGACTGGTTCCTTGGGATGTTGCTCAAGTGTATGCAGCGGCGACGGTTCCAAGCAGCTATCGTTTGCCAATTAATGGCAGTGCTACCCTGACCCAAGGCCCAGGCTGTGGGTTTTCGCATGGTAATAGCCCAGAGGCAATTGATATCGGTGGTATAGCGCTGAATCGACCAATTATCGCTACCTTTTTTGGTACAGTGGTCTATCGGAATGAGGATTCCACCTATGGCAAAATGATTAAGCTACAACATCCTGATGGTAATGTTAGTTGGTATGCTCACTTAAATGCATATTCAGTCGCGCTTGGCGAAGTTGTTGCCCAAGGCCAAGAAATCGGTTTAGCTGGCACAACTGGTAATTCGACCGGGGTGCATTTGCACTTTGAGGTACACAATAGCCAAGGTGGTTGGCTGAGTGTGCGCTATTTGCCCGGAATTACTTGGGAAGTAAGCGCCGAAGCACCCTGCACCGCTGCCGAACCCGATGGCTGGGTTAATTATACTGGCTCAACCCGTTCTAATGTGGCTCAAGGTAAAAACGCGGTTCAATCGAGCACCCTCGCTCCGCAACATGGCGCAAGCGTAGCGGTTGACGGCAATCCTGATGGCTATGGTACGATCACCCACACCAACTATGATGTGAGCGCTTGGTGGCAGGTTGATCTTGGTCGGAATTTCAATATTACGAGCATTGATCTTTGGAATCGGACTGATTGTTGTGCTGAACGGCTGCGCAAAATCTATGTTTTTGCTTCGTCAGATCCGTTTCCAGTGACGAATCTGAGCCTGACCGATTTACTTAATCGCCCAAATACTGTTTCGTGGTATCGCGCTGATCCGCTGAGCGCTCAAAAGATCAGTTTTAATACCAATAATACGAATATGCGCTATGTGCGGGTTCAGCTTGGTCGGACTGAGTATCTTTCCTTAGCTGAAGTTCAGGTTTGGTCGCAGCCAAACGCCCGCAATAACCTTGCTCAGGGCAAAAACGCGGTTCAATCGAGCACCTATCATGTGCTCCATGGCGCAGGTATAGCAGTTGATGGCAATACAAGTGGCTATGGTTCATATACCCACACCAATTATGATGTTGGCGCTTGGTGGCAGGTTGATCTTGGCGCTAACAAAACAATCGATGCGATTGATCTTTGGAATCGAACTGATTGTTGTGCTGAGCGCTTGCGCAAGGTTTATGTCTTTGTCTCAAGCGATCCCTTTCCTTCTACCAATGTCAGTTTGAGCGATTTGATTGCCCGCCCAAATACCACCTATTCATTTGTACATGATCCATTAGGAGTTGAGCAAATTGCGCTTCCATTAGTTGGCACACCCAAAGGCCGCTATGTGCGGATTCAACTTGGCCGAACTGAGTATCTTTCCTTAGCTGAAGTTCAGGTTTGGAGTAGTGCTCAATAA
- a CDS encoding nucleotidyltransferase domain-containing protein, with product MPSHIINLVVERLSSVVGVEALVLGGSRARGNHHSGSDVDIGIYYRQDLDIAALQRHAQALDDLQREQLVTEIGGWGPWINGGGWLTIQALPVDWLYRDLHKVEQVLAACQAGEVSIDYQPGHPHGFVSAIYLAEVALCQPLYDPQATLAGLKQPLEIYPPALQQAFLRRFWEADFALANARKAAQRGDLAYIAGCCFRSVMVLTQTLFALNQQYWMNEKGAVMLANGFRQVPTNFAQRVTQLFSLIQPQPELIDQALQELAELIQATATLLK from the coding sequence ATGCCTTCACACATTATTAATTTAGTCGTAGAACGTTTGAGCAGTGTTGTTGGAGTTGAGGCTTTGGTGCTGGGTGGCTCGCGGGCGCGAGGTAATCATCATTCTGGCTCAGATGTTGATATTGGGATTTATTATCGACAAGATTTAGACATTGCTGCTTTGCAACGCCATGCCCAAGCCCTTGATGATTTGCAGCGTGAGCAGCTTGTGACCGAAATTGGCGGTTGGGGACCATGGATCAACGGCGGCGGTTGGCTAACGATTCAAGCATTGCCAGTCGATTGGCTGTATCGCGATTTGCACAAAGTTGAGCAGGTGTTGGCTGCTTGCCAAGCTGGCGAAGTCAGCATTGATTATCAGCCAGGCCATCCTCATGGCTTTGTCTCGGCGATTTATCTGGCAGAAGTCGCGCTTTGCCAGCCATTGTACGATCCGCAGGCAACCTTGGCTGGCTTGAAACAACCGCTTGAGATCTATCCGCCAGCCTTGCAACAAGCATTTTTGAGACGTTTTTGGGAAGCCGATTTCGCTTTGGCAAATGCGCGAAAAGCGGCCCAGCGTGGCGATTTAGCCTATATAGCGGGTTGTTGCTTTCGCTCGGTGATGGTACTAACCCAGACGTTATTTGCGCTCAATCAGCAATATTGGATGAACGAAAAAGGTGCAGTGATGTTGGCTAATGGATTTCGCCAAGTGCCAACTAACTTTGCACAACGAGTGACCCAACTATTCAGCCTGATTCAGCCGCAACCTGAATTAATTGACCAAGCCTTGCAAGAACTTGCAGAACTGATTCAGGCTACGGCGACTTTGTTGAAATAG
- a CDS encoding substrate-binding domain-containing protein, whose translation MASRQAIGFIAPSLAGEFMTGVMEGILQSLRKHHYDLIAVQGAPQHLINNQLAKQHIKAWIVIIDPTGLNELATNVPAVVISAPHAGERFPLVMPDNNQSARAMVEHLIEHGHSKIAFVGNFNNSDMRDRYTVYCDVLKEHRITPNPAWVVDVGDYTEGRTEHAFYPLIANGLNFSAVVAANDQQAVGVMMALETKGYRVPHDMAVVGFDDANIAQHANPPLTTVRQQPQLLGSIAADTVIELIAGKSVSNDPIYVPTIPIWRQSCGCKDVYTGINTSTVAPKQQHWADQLAQRMQQVLYYPVPIDPNLSLNESNQGIRSLIQALQAKIEVQTVEVDYLAAWHAIITVSSKSDTLSVLYQVFAAAAHQELAQADLPADQISGLLATAHTSLLHTVLELQRNEITGLDRLLAANHELSMLLVSNQKQQTGKLAWMQRLPVSIACLALWDEQKPGFLRLASIYSKDGSSTIKAGSHCRGSEFPPAEFLEQARQLNSSGYVACVPIVTASHDWGILAFGHADVQKTIADINSLYIWASILGSSLEHEALESTLDAEREVLRGAVDRENALSKTILELGCPLIPLLPGVLLIPLIGSINTERAQQITETVLNGINEQQASRVLLDITGVSMVDTHVASSLMQIARAAMLLGAKVALVGVRPDIAQSIVSLGINLNTLITYPNLRTAIQQMAMV comes from the coding sequence CAGGCAGGCAATTGGTTTCATTGCACCATCTCTCGCTGGCGAATTTATGACAGGCGTAATGGAAGGTATTTTGCAAAGTTTACGCAAGCATCACTATGACTTGATTGCGGTACAAGGCGCTCCCCAACACCTGATCAACAACCAACTGGCCAAACAGCATATCAAAGCCTGGATCGTGATTATCGATCCGACTGGGTTAAATGAACTAGCGACCAATGTGCCAGCCGTCGTCATTAGTGCCCCCCATGCTGGTGAGCGCTTTCCGCTGGTCATGCCCGATAACAACCAAAGCGCCCGTGCGATGGTCGAACACCTAATTGAGCATGGTCATAGTAAAATCGCCTTCGTTGGCAATTTTAATAATAGCGATATGCGCGATCGCTACACGGTATATTGCGATGTACTCAAAGAACATCGCATCACACCTAACCCGGCTTGGGTGGTCGATGTTGGCGATTATACCGAGGGCCGCACCGAACATGCCTTCTATCCGTTGATTGCCAATGGTTTAAATTTTAGTGCCGTGGTCGCCGCCAACGATCAACAAGCAGTTGGCGTAATGATGGCCTTGGAAACTAAGGGTTATCGAGTGCCACACGATATGGCGGTGGTGGGATTTGATGATGCCAATATTGCCCAACATGCCAACCCACCATTAACCACCGTGCGCCAGCAACCTCAATTGCTTGGCAGCATCGCCGCCGATACTGTTATTGAGTTGATCGCGGGCAAATCAGTTTCAAACGACCCAATCTACGTGCCAACCATCCCAATTTGGCGGCAATCGTGTGGCTGTAAAGATGTTTATACCGGGATTAATACCAGTACAGTTGCGCCCAAACAGCAGCATTGGGCCGATCAATTAGCCCAACGGATGCAACAAGTGCTCTATTATCCTGTGCCAATCGATCCCAATCTCAGTCTCAATGAAAGCAATCAAGGCATTCGCAGCCTGATCCAGGCACTTCAGGCGAAGATCGAGGTCCAAACCGTTGAGGTCGATTATCTCGCTGCATGGCATGCAATTATCACGGTTAGCTCCAAATCGGATACGCTTTCGGTGCTGTATCAGGTGTTTGCTGCTGCCGCTCATCAAGAATTAGCCCAAGCCGATTTACCTGCCGATCAGATTAGCGGGTTGCTTGCCACTGCCCATACGAGCTTGCTGCATACCGTGCTTGAACTGCAACGCAACGAAATTACCGGGCTTGATCGGCTACTTGCTGCCAACCATGAACTAAGCATGCTCTTGGTTTCAAATCAAAAACAACAAACTGGCAAATTGGCGTGGATGCAGCGCTTGCCAGTTTCGATCGCTTGTCTAGCGCTATGGGATGAGCAGAAACCAGGCTTTTTACGACTTGCCAGCATTTACAGTAAAGATGGCTCGTCAACAATCAAAGCAGGCAGCCATTGTCGCGGTAGCGAATTTCCGCCAGCCGAATTTCTAGAGCAAGCTCGCCAATTGAATAGCAGCGGCTACGTTGCGTGTGTGCCGATCGTCACTGCCAGTCACGATTGGGGCATTTTGGCTTTTGGCCATGCTGATGTCCAAAAAACGATCGCTGATATCAATAGTTTGTATATCTGGGCCTCGATTTTGGGCAGTTCACTGGAACATGAGGCGCTTGAGTCAACCCTTGATGCTGAACGCGAGGTTTTGCGCGGAGCAGTCGATCGGGAAAATGCGTTATCCAAAACAATTTTAGAGCTTGGTTGCCCATTAATTCCTTTATTACCAGGGGTCTTGCTCATTCCCTTAATTGGCAGCATCAACACTGAGCGTGCCCAACAAATCACTGAAACGGTGCTGAATGGCATTAACGAACAACAGGCTAGTCGGGTGCTGCTCGATATTACTGGGGTTTCGATGGTCGATACTCATGTTGCTAGCTCGCTCATGCAAATTGCCCGGGCGGCGATGTTACTCGGAGCAAAAGTAGCCTTGGTTGGGGTGCGGCCTGATATTGCCCAAAGCATCGTCAGCTTGGGGATTAACCTCAATACGCTGATTACCTACCCCAATTTGCGCACCGCAATTCAGCAGATGGCGATGGTGTAG